The window CTTCTTTTTTACCTATTAAGAATAATTCTTTAAATAATCTTATTATAGCATTATATCCAGTTGTTTTATTTAAAATGGAATTACTATTAAGCCAATCATCATTTAAAATAATACTAATTGATTTAAAATAATTAAAAAGTATTTTGTAAGTCGATCTAAAATCTTTTTTACTGTAAAAATCCCAAAAAATGTATTTATCACTGTCATAATTAAAATCTATAAAACTCGGAAACTTTTCCTTATTTTCTAATAACTTATTACGTATTAAATAATAATCCTTAGAGGGGCTTGTAAACTCTAATAGGGGTTTAACAAATCCGGCAATACTGATAATCCCGTTTGTTTTTCCATTTAGCATTTTAATATTATTGAACCAGGGGGATTCGTTATCATAATTAAATGATTGGGCAATTTCAATCATCATTTTGACGGGAGTATAAACTTCACTTTTAAGTTCTAAATTTAGATTTAAAGATGGGTCAACTTTTGTTTGTTGAGAATTTATAGTTGAAAAAATATTTGCTTGTTGGGAAACTTTTAAATCTTGAAAAATTGAAACAATTAGATTGAAATTATATATATAATTATCTCTAAAGCCTTCTAGCCTATGTTGTCCATCAATAATTGTGAAAGTATTTTCATTAACTTCTAATTCAATTTTATTATTATACATGTTTTTAATGTATTTTGAATCAACATTTACAATAATAGAATTCGGAAATGTAGCATCTAATGATGTTAAGTAAGTTTTGATTTGATTTACTTTATCTTTTCGTAATTCTCTTTGAATTCCTAATATTTCATCACCTTCTTCAATTCTTACTCTGTCTACAAATGACATTTGTAAAAGATCTGTAGGCTTAATTGAAGCGATAAAAATTTCTCCAATTGATTGGTGT is drawn from Chryseobacterium muglaense and contains these coding sequences:
- a CDS encoding DGQHR domain-containing protein; amino-acid sequence: MRTLELDIIKVHQSIGEIFIASIKPTDLLQMSFVDRVRIEEGDEILGIQRELRKDKVNQIKTYLTSLDATFPNSIIVNVDSKYIKNMYNNKIELEVNENTFTIIDGQHRLEGFRDNYIYNFNLIVSIFQDLKVSQQANIFSTINSQQTKVDPSLNLNLELKSEVYTPVKMMIEIAQSFNYDNESPWFNNIKMLNGKTNGIISIAGFVKPLLEFTSPSKDYYLIRNKLLENKEKFPSFIDFNYDSDKYIFWDFYSKKDFRSTYKILFNYFKSISIILNDDWLNSNSILNKTTGYNAIIRLFKELFLIGKKEGKLTYDFFFEKLSPLSKFNGKINSDNYGASGLKASIDLFTEFKKNIK